One Phocaeicola dorei genomic region harbors:
- a CDS encoding DUF2851 family protein: protein MEQLLHYVWKHKIFSLKELKTTTGQQVEVIDTGLANTDAGPGFFNAKLKLDGVLWIGNIEIHERSSDWFKHGHHADAGYNSVILHIASEIDMEISRSNGERIPQIQLICPEAVRTNYKELLETASYPPCYRIIPSLSPFTAHSWMSALQMERFEQKATLLNERLKRCQGNWEDAFFITLARNFGFGLNGDAFETWAHQLPFRAVDKHRNDLFQIEAIFFGQAGILEDSDGDGYYLRLKKEYIYLQHKFELIPMNTSLWRFLRLRPTNFPHIRIAQLACLYHRAYGLLSRIMETETLQGVRDILKGGTSEYWLTHYTFGGSSPSRPKTLSNTSLDLLIINTVVTFLYAYGLHKGNPVLCARAGSFLEELKAENNYITRMWEQCGMKTSNAADSQALIQLKKEYCDKKKCLYCRIGYEYLKRK, encoded by the coding sequence ATGGAACAACTATTACACTATGTATGGAAACATAAAATATTTTCTCTCAAAGAACTGAAAACAACAACCGGCCAACAAGTGGAAGTTATAGATACGGGACTGGCGAATACCGACGCCGGTCCCGGTTTTTTTAATGCCAAGCTCAAGCTGGACGGTGTACTTTGGATAGGTAATATCGAGATACATGAAAGATCTTCAGACTGGTTCAAACACGGACATCATGCAGATGCCGGTTACAACTCTGTCATTCTGCATATAGCCTCCGAAATAGATATGGAAATCAGCAGGAGCAATGGAGAAAGAATCCCCCAAATACAACTCATCTGCCCGGAAGCGGTCCGCACCAACTACAAGGAACTGTTGGAAACAGCCAGCTACCCTCCTTGTTACCGCATCATTCCTTCGCTCTCCCCTTTCACCGCCCACTCATGGATGTCCGCCTTACAGATGGAAAGATTCGAGCAAAAAGCGACCTTATTGAACGAACGGTTAAAACGTTGTCAAGGCAATTGGGAAGACGCTTTTTTTATCACACTGGCACGTAATTTCGGTTTCGGGCTGAACGGAGACGCTTTCGAAACCTGGGCTCATCAGCTTCCCTTCCGGGCGGTAGACAAACATCGGAACGACCTTTTCCAGATAGAAGCCATCTTCTTTGGACAAGCCGGCATTCTGGAAGATTCTGATGGAGACGGATACTATCTCCGGCTAAAAAAAGAATACATCTATCTACAGCACAAATTCGAACTTATCCCGATGAATACTTCCCTATGGCGTTTTCTCCGGCTACGTCCTACTAATTTTCCGCATATACGGATTGCACAGTTAGCATGTCTTTATCATCGTGCCTACGGACTACTCTCTCGCATCATGGAAACGGAGACACTACAAGGTGTCAGAGATATTCTGAAAGGAGGAACTTCAGAATACTGGCTCACTCATTATACATTTGGCGGTTCTTCCCCTTCCCGTCCGAAGACTCTAAGTAACACCTCACTGGATTTACTCATTATCAACACGGTAGTGACATTTCTCTATGCTTACGGACTGCATAAAGGAAATCCTGTACTTTGTGCACGTGCCGGCAGTTTTCTGGAAGAATTGAAAGCGGAGAACAATTATATCACCCGCATGTGGGAACAATGCGGAATGAAAACTTCCAATGCCGCCGACAGCCAAGCCTTGATACAATTAAAGAAAGAATATTGCGATAAGAAAAAATGCCTGTATTGCCGGATAGGGTACGAATATCTGAAAAGAAAATAG
- the dapB gene encoding 4-hydroxy-tetrahydrodipicolinate reductase, whose amino-acid sequence MKIALIGYGKMGKEIEKVAVARGHEIVSIIDVDNQDDFNSEAFKSADVAIEFTNPMVAYDNYMKTFAAGVKLVSGSTGWMDKHGDEVKELCTKGGKTLFWSSNFSLGVAIFSAVNKYLAKIMNNFPAYEVSMTETHHIHKLDAPSGTAITLAEGILENMNRKSKWVKGTMVAPDGTVSGTSECAENEFPVNSIREGEVFGIHTIRYDSEADSISITHDAKNRKGFALGAVLAAEYTSRHEGLLGMSDLFQF is encoded by the coding sequence ATGAAAATAGCATTAATAGGATACGGAAAGATGGGCAAGGAGATTGAAAAGGTTGCAGTTGCCCGCGGACATGAGATTGTGAGTATTATAGATGTTGATAATCAAGATGATTTTAATTCGGAAGCATTTAAATCAGCAGATGTGGCTATTGAGTTTACTAACCCGATGGTGGCATATGACAACTATATGAAAACTTTTGCTGCCGGTGTCAAATTGGTATCGGGCAGTACCGGATGGATGGACAAACATGGTGATGAGGTGAAAGAATTATGCACGAAAGGTGGAAAAACCTTGTTCTGGTCGTCTAACTTCAGTCTGGGGGTCGCTATTTTCTCTGCTGTAAATAAATACTTGGCAAAAATAATGAATAACTTTCCCGCTTACGAGGTTTCTATGACCGAAACTCATCATATTCATAAACTGGATGCGCCCAGCGGAACAGCCATCACGCTGGCCGAAGGGATTCTGGAAAATATGAACCGCAAGAGTAAATGGGTGAAAGGGACCATGGTGGCACCGGATGGAACCGTGTCGGGAACATCGGAATGTGCCGAGAATGAGTTTCCTGTAAATTCCATCCGTGAAGGGGAGGTGTTTGGTATTCATACTATCCGCTATGACTCTGAGGCGGATAGCATCTCAATTACCCATGATGCCAAGAATCGGAAGGGGTTTGCCTTGGGAGCTGTTTTGGCGGCGGAATATACATCCAGGCATGAAGGATTATTAGGAATGAGTGATTTATTTCAGTTTTAA
- the lepB gene encoding signal peptidase I: MIKATRTQWIKFAVVLALYLIFLVWLRSWLGLVVVPFIFDAYITKKIPWTWWRKSKNRHVVTVMGWVDAIVFALVAVYFVNLYFFQNYVIPSSSLEKSLLTGDYLFVSKMSYGPRVPQTPLHMPLAQHTLPFFNCKSYLEHPQWDYKRVKGLGDVQLNDIVVFNFPAGDTVATGVPNDDVYRLSYGAGKELAKPVDLASMTPEQQRVVYDYYYQLGREYLKENPQNFGEIISRPVDRRENYVKRCVGLPGQTLEIKDRIIYLDGKANKEPDNVQYRYLVKTKRPIPDDLAHELGISKEDMMMYYTDASVYNMPLTEKAKAGLLARKDIVVSIENTPADDAGGLYPLNMYKNWTTDNYGPVWIPKKGETVKLTLENLPVYERPIHAYEGNELAVKDGKIYINGKETDEYTFKMDYYWMMGDNRHNSADSRFWGFVPEDHVVGKPIFIWLSLDNDRGWLDGKIRWNRLFTFVDNIK; encoded by the coding sequence ATGATAAAAGCAACACGTACACAGTGGATTAAGTTTGCCGTTGTTCTGGCGCTTTACCTGATATTTCTTGTTTGGTTGAGAAGCTGGCTGGGATTGGTGGTTGTACCGTTTATCTTCGATGCGTATATCACAAAGAAGATTCCATGGACTTGGTGGAGAAAGTCCAAGAACCGTCATGTAGTGACCGTCATGGGATGGGTGGATGCTATTGTATTCGCACTGGTGGCAGTATACTTTGTCAACCTCTATTTCTTCCAGAACTATGTGATTCCTTCTTCCTCGCTGGAAAAATCATTGCTGACGGGTGATTATCTGTTTGTGAGCAAAATGAGTTATGGGCCCCGTGTGCCCCAGACTCCGCTGCACATGCCGTTGGCGCAACACACATTGCCGTTTTTTAATTGTAAATCATACCTTGAGCATCCACAATGGGATTATAAACGGGTGAAAGGTTTGGGGGACGTACAGTTGAATGATATCGTTGTCTTTAACTTTCCGGCCGGAGATACAGTTGCCACTGGTGTGCCTAATGATGATGTTTATCGTCTGAGTTATGGAGCAGGCAAGGAGCTGGCAAAACCGGTGGATTTGGCTTCCATGACTCCGGAGCAGCAACGGGTGGTCTATGATTATTATTATCAGTTGGGACGGGAGTATCTGAAAGAGAATCCACAGAATTTCGGTGAGATAATAAGCCGTCCGGTAGACCGCCGTGAGAACTATGTGAAGCGATGTGTGGGTTTGCCCGGACAAACGTTGGAGATAAAGGATCGTATTATTTATTTGGATGGTAAAGCTAATAAAGAGCCTGATAATGTGCAGTATCGTTATCTGGTGAAAACCAAGCGTCCTATTCCCGATGACTTGGCTCATGAACTGGGTATCAGCAAGGAGGATATGATGATGTATTATACGGATGCTTCTGTTTATAATATGCCTCTGACAGAAAAAGCGAAAGCAGGTTTGTTGGCGCGTAAGGATATTGTTGTCAGCATTGAGAATACACCGGCTGATGATGCGGGAGGCTTATACCCGCTGAATATGTATAAGAACTGGACTACGGATAACTACGGACCTGTATGGATTCCCAAAAAGGGAGAGACGGTGAAACTCACGCTAGAGAATCTTCCTGTTTATGAGCGCCCTATTCATGCTTACGAGGGTAATGAACTGGCAGTGAAAGATGGAAAGATTTATATTAACGGCAAGGAAACCGATGAGTATACTTTCAAGATGGATTATTACTGGATGATGGGAGATAACCGTCATAATTCGGCTGACTCCCGTTTTTGGGGATTTGTTCCCGAAGATCATGTGGTGGGAAAACCCATCTTTATCTGGTTGTCATTGGATAATGACCGTGGCTGGCTGGATGGAAAAATACGTTGGAACCGATTGTTTACCTTTGTAGATAATATTAAATAA